The sequence ATTCTTCTGGCTCTCCTCTCCCCTGGCTCCTGCAGGGGACAGCGAACCACAAGAGCAGGTGCTGATGAAAGCAGCTGCCGAGAACTGCCCTCGGACGCCATGCGGTTCTtgctttaagtacagtggtaccttggttctcaaacttaatccgttctggaagtctgttccaaaaccaaagcgttccaaaaccaaggcacgctttcccatagaaagtaatgcaaaacggattaatccgttccagacttttttaaaaacaacccctaaaacagacaTTTAACATGAATGTTACAATCTAACATGAATGTTACAACCATCGTTCCATAAAATTAAAGCACTAAACAATGTACTGCACaatcagtcacacaatcagtcagcagctgaactgggttccacacagtcacaagaaAAAGAGAGCCacgaaaacacaaaataaatagcaaaaacagacagacctcagcgtaacactcaaaaaggaagtgtggcactcaaatcggaagcgtaacactcaaaacggagcatgttcggcttccgaaaaaagttcgcaaactggaacacttctgggtttgccgtgttTGGGtgccaagttgtttgagaaccaaggcgtttgagaaccaaggtaccactgtatacgataGGTGCCAATCTGGTTGAGGGAAATGCCAGTTGATTTGGCTCCAGGCTTCTTGCTGGGGTTCCTgctcccccttcctttctcccaTGAAAAAAATGAACGGGTGTTATCTGCTTCTGAGTTAAACAAAAAATCATGCCCTGTTGTttaagcctctttcctcccttcttccctcttGTACATGTGTGCCTTTGTCTCCCTGTGCCAATGCTTTTCCCTTCTGCATTTGtttttgtgcacattttgtttttgtgttggTGCCTCTtccttgtctctctcctcctttgtgaGCCTGTGTGGAACTGCCTgtctccctccccattttctcctccttacccttcctctctccccaatTTCCCCTtcacccagtgctggatttacatataagctaaacaagctgcagcttagggcctcactctcttgggggcccccaaaagaatttaaaggaaaaaaccaacgatgtacatttccaaaatataagatataaaacaaaacctactgcagcaacagtgttttatgttatgaaagcTCCTCTGatgtaagccaggcataggcaaaatctgccctgcagatgttttaggactacaactcccatcatccctagctaacaggagcagtggtcagggatgatgggaattgtagtcccaaaacatctggagggccgagtttgcctacgcctgatgtaagtcatgggccccgcctgctagcccgctccctaaaatatcactggtttgctcctttctatatatagggtgtctacattctgcaaatggcttgagatacctattaccgtacttttcgccccatagggcgcactggcccatagggcgcacctagtttttttggggggaaataaagggaaaaaattttattccccccccccaggcgcggggctggggcgggggaagcccgaacTTCCCCCAGCCcccgcagctctccgcaagccgtgggagcccagcgcgaagttgcgccgggctcccacggcttgcggagagatGCACGAAgctcgaagcctggggcgcgcgaGCTCAGCTCgctccaggcttcgggatgcagaggaagacccttctgttcctcctccagcttcgcAGCACAAGTGCGTGGCTGAAGGAGGACAGGCGGGCGCAGTTCtcccacctcccgcagaagccgtgcgctctttaaaagGGCTGCGCGGCTTCTactggcttttctacgaggtgggggaattcccccacctcccgcagaatccgcacgctctttaaaagTGCTGTGTGGCTTCTTTAAAAGGGCTGTGCGGCTTCTactggcttttctacgaggtgggggattCCCGCACCTCCCGCAGAAGCCccgtgctctttaaagggtgcgtggctcctgtgggcttttctacgaggtgggagaagggactgatgtggCCAGCCTCGGAGCTTGTgtgcggttcttgggggcttttcccgcctgcctcccccctgcattcgccccataggacgcacacacatttccccttcatttttggagggggaaaagtgcgtcttatagggcgaaaaatacggtaggtccataaattaccatataggatatattaaaaaaaacacacaaaaaaaacagcgacaatttgttgttgacaaaggacagctggacatataaagggccccattaccttcagtagcttagggcctcatctaacctaaatccagccctgccttcGCCCCTTTGCTTTCTCACACATTGGTTCCCACAACCCTATACTTTTGTCATTGTTATCGTTctgcatttttcttctttcccaTTCCCACCGGCgaaaatgaaaagggggggggggaattgttcttatttttattttctggtcgTGTTTACGTTGTTGGTTCCCCTtaaacagctcccccccccatattaaaaAGGCAGGTTTTATGATTATTCTTATTTAAAGGCTATATCTTGGCTTCCTTgctctcccttcttctccccctttgataaaaagggagagattGGTGGGGTGAGGGTTTTGGGGGAGGCCTTCTGTGTCACGATAGGGGGagatggaggggggaggaaggttgaactggctgccttatgctgaaatggGAGGCTGGGTAGTTGAGAGGCGAGAacgatatggaaggtgtttgttgGTAAGCAGTGGGAGCAaatgcatgtcttctcagaagcaagccctgctaaattcaatggggcttactcccgggAAAGTAGAAGTAGATTTAGTTGAACATAGTGGAACTTACTCACTTGGCCTTCTTAGTGGggaacagggtggatttgatttaaatcaaatcgatttaaatcactagtcagtaagacttgatttacatcattttattttttttactgaatggttcattcttgctggtatcatcttaatatttacaaccagaggaaagtttcatttttggaataataaatttttagagtagtttttacagttatataaaaaaatcacagaTCTGGCTATACTATCAGAAATACACAGaccgataattatgaaattattgtgaggtttgatTCCCGGTAGttgactgtttatatttggacaacttttctgctgtgctttattggaaggagaaaaacaatcatttccttaataacaatttaaacattttatttaactaaaacaataacattatagcatatgtatccatgtttgttaactgaagtggttaaacagttttttttttaattgacagaGTTTTAGCACACGtgagaaactttttaaaaatccttatttcctgatgaatatatTGCTTTTGGACTATAACTTGATTGGAAAActgtctttagaaagattttttcctccaaaagcattttatttaaaaaaaatcgattttaattttaaaaaatctgataaagaaaataataatctgatttttaaaataataataattgatttttatccaccttgGTGGGGAAGCAGATGCAGCTTGCCACTAGTAAATTACTAATTGTTAATCCTATGGAAGTTTAACATTTTTACTAAATCAGCCACTTTCCAAATTTTAAATTTGCCTCTCAAACCGCACAGAACATTAAATCTTCAGTGGTGCTGTTGAAGCGTGCTATCATTGAGTTAATTTCCATAGAATTATGTGCGTCCAGTTTAGATTTTTTACTTTTGTTCAATATTTCCCCAGATTAATTGCGTTCACTATGACTCATCGCCGTACTTTGGAACGCCCCGAATACCACCATCTGGTAGGCAAGCCTAAAACCAAAAGTCCCGTTTGggtgcattttggcttgcctgctgacGAAAGCGACCGCCTGGTGGTTCACAATATCGCCATTTGTAAAATATGTTTGCATTCCGTATCGGTGAAGGGCGGAAACACCACCAATCTCACTAGCCACCTCAAGCTGCACCACCCCCAGAAATTTAAGGAGCTGCCGTCTTCATCGGCGGGCATTTCTGATCATTCGTGTAACAATGCTGACGACCCtccggctgcagcagcagcagcggtcaGCACCTCCGAGCCTGCCAAAACCACCGCGGAAATTCCTAGGAAACGGCAAAAAACGCTCTTGGATTTTCAGCCACTCAGTTTTGAGACCCCCCGATCTTGTAGCCAGGCCATCACAGAATACCTGGCTACCTGCATGCAGTCTTACAACATAGTAGACCACCCAAAATTTATCCAAATGGTCAACACCctgaacccaaggtaccagttgCCCAGCAGAAAATACTTTGCAACCAAAGGCGTTCCGACGCTGTACAACGACACGGTGGAGAAAATGAGGAGGGAAATCGGTCGGGTGAAGGAGAGCGAGCTGGTCATCACTACCGATTGCTGGACGTCGGTAGGAGGCACACCGTTTTTGGCCGTGACGGTCCATTTCATTTCAGACGAGTGGAAACTGATCAACGCTTTCTTGGGCTGCAAGCACTTTCTGAAGGACCACACCTCCGACAACCTCTGCGAGATGCTGGCCGACACGCTGTCGGAATGGGACATAGACGTGAAGAACATCTTTTGCAGCACGACGGACGATAACGGCGCCATTCTGAAAGCGGTCCGGCAGCTGGGCTTGGAGTACATCTCTTGCTTTGCCCAGAACATCAACACCGGCGTCGGCCGAGCTTTGAACCTGACGCCGCTGCGGAGGGCGATCGTCAGGCTGAAAAGCCTGCAGAACACCATTTGCCACAGCTGGAAGATGAGACGAGACCTTGGTAAAGCCCAGGAGCTGCTTCAAATGGAGAAAGTGAGCTTGCCCAGCGCTTGCCCCACAAAATGGTGGAGCGTGCTTAAGCTCTGCCGGAGGTTTCTCGAAAACCAGCTCCCGGTTTGCAAGATGCTGATGGATTACCCGTCCAAAAAGCATTTGATGCTGGAAGGCTGCGACGTCTCGGCTGTGCAGGACTTTGTCTCTGCGGCTACCCTCCTGGAAGACATCACGACGACTCTTAGCGGGAGCAGCTGCGTCACGGCCTCCTCCGTTCTGCCTCTCTATAGGCAAATTAAGAAGCGTCTCCAGCCTGAGGAGGGAGACAGCACGCTCTTGCAGGACATTAAACAAGAGATTTTGGGCGCGCTGTCGGAAAAGTACGAAAACGGGCCCATGGTGACCACTTTGGGCCTGGCCTCGTTGTGCGACCCCAGGTTTCGCCTGCGTTTCTTGGAGTCCCCAGAGGCCATCAGGCAGGAGGCCATACAAAAGATGGCCGACTTGCACGCTGGTAGCCTGTCTGAGGAGCCAGACACTCAGCCTGATACACCCAAAAAGGAAGGGTTGGCGAAAATTTTCgatttggaggaagaggaggacctTTCGGGGGATGGATTTGAACCGCTGTCCGTCTTGAAAGCAGAAAAAGAGCTGAAAGGCTACATGGCGATGCCGAGAGTGAACTTTGATGATTCCCCACTGATGTGGTGGAAGACGAATGAGGCGTTCTTCCCAATGTTGAAGGTGCTCGCAAGGAGGTTTTTGGCTATCCCGGGGACGAGTGTGTCTTCCGAAAGTGTGTTCAGTACGGCCGGCAACGTTCTCCAGAAACAGAAGTCGTCTCTCTTGCCGGAGAACGCCGAAATGCAAATCTTCCTGGCGAAAAATATAAATTTCGTTTGACAAGGTTTTCCACCCCCCCTCTGTTAAAATTTATCCAGGTTTACGAAAGAAAACGAACAAAACAGTCAAATAACTGGTGTTGTGGGCTGTATATGCACATTCAGCTAAAACTCTATACTTGAAATACCGAAAAGTGTGACGCAGAATTGGCTTTTCCCCCCTTGTTCAGCAATGTAGTTGAATTGTTAGGGAGCGTTTTCTCACCTTGCCTTTGATCTCTATGCTGCTAACTCTTtaattttagagaaaatgtgcTGGTTAAAAAAATTATCAGTGCTGTGAAATAACTGTTGTAACAGTATGCTAAAGGTAAGtaaaaatgtatgcattttggACCCCTAAATACCCGCAATTGCCAGGACATTCCCCTGTTTGCCTTGACAAAGCTCCATCCTTCTTTCAGCCATCATGATacacagcggtacctcgggttacagacgtttcaggttacagcttccgctaacccagaaatagtgcttcaggttaagaactttgcttcaggatgagaacagaaatcgtgctccggcggcgcagcggcagcagcaggaggccccattacctaaagtggtgcttcaggttaagaacagtttcaagttaaaaacggacctccagaacgaattaagtacataacccgaggtaccactgtatcagtatgTTGCGATGTTTCGCTGGTGATATGTCACAGTGTTGAAAAGCAGATATTGGCCAGCCCGGCCTAGGAGCTCACCACTCtcccttagcctaacctacctcacggaTTATTGTGATTATTGATTGGGAGAAAGGGTGAAGGAAGCAGGTTGCAGATTtggtttcttttgagtgacaTTGACAGcttcctaacacacacacacagtggcgcTCGATGCACCGACTGCAAAAATATATCCAGGGAAAGGGAGTTtgaaaaaaccttttaaaattgttttggaggtttaatctgaaatTAGGATGGATTTAAGCTGGTTGGGGTCTCTGATATCTTCTCTCTTCCATCGTGGATGTCAGCTTCCATATGCATGTTGTGGGTTATCAATGCTGTTGCTGCAAGTTTGTCACGGCCTTCCGCTAGAACAATGAACTTAAAAACTAAACTCTGTATCTTTTTTCAGGGACTGCTAAAAGCGTGTCTTGTTCAGGCAACCCTGCCCAGATAATGTAGGATGCCGACACTGTTTTAATCTGGTTCTTCAGCTTGTGGTTGACTTCCAGTTACTTTTGAGAGTTTTGTAGCTTTTGAATTTCCTTGTTTTTTTCCTGTAAACCACTAtgactttgtttgttttttaaaaacaacaacaacaaccaagctgtatatatatatatataattttatcaaataaataaataccaatgGGGAGCAAATAAAACCAACAAATAAATTTACCCCTTCTCCTGTCTTGCCTCCTTTTTACTGGCTCTGGGGGGGGCTAGAGGGTGGGCTTTGGGACTTTTCAAGGTGTCGGGGGGATGGGGACGTGGTTAAGGAAGCAGCGTGAACTGGCCTGGGACTTCTCTGACTGGGGGACATCTTTCTCTCTCAGCCCCCTCCTGGTGTTTCTGAAGGATGCCACTTGCAGCCGGGTGCTGGACAAGGTCCTGGAAGTGTCTGACCGGAAAGCCTTGCTCTCCTTCTATAAGGCCCACATGAAAGGGCAGCTTCACGTCCTGGCAGCCCACAAGGTGGCCAACTTCACCTTGCAGCGGCTCATCCAGGCAGCCTCCAGGAAACTGGTGAGTGACAGCCCTTGCGGCCAccatgggggggttggggggggactgATCAAACCCGTGCCAGCCATCAACATGCAGACCAGCAGGAAGATTTgcccttggggtgtgtgtgtgtgtgtgtgtgtgtggttggtcGGTTTGGGATATTTGCCACATCCTGTTGGGAGTTTTTCTAGGCAACCCAAAACCCTTCcaagtaccttggttctcgaacaaattggctcctgaacaaatcggctcctgaacaccgcaaacccagaagcaagtgttccggtttgcgaatgttttccggaagccgaacatccgacgcggcttccgattgagtgcaggaagctcctgcagccaatcggaagccgcgccttggtttccgaaccgtttcgggagtcgaacggactcccggaccGGAGTAAGTTTgatggtaccactgtaccaggccCCGTTGTAGCAAAGTAAACACACGGCTTCCAAGCGCTTAGGAGTCCCAAGTCTAGCACGGAGTGTAAGAAACAAATTGCAGGAAATGTTTGAATACAGACAGAAGTATTTCCCGTCGTTCTTAAGCGTAGGTCACAGTCTGTACATAAATCAATCAGAGTCCTGATAAGAGGTTCAACTTAAAAGCTTCGGGCTCAACCCAAAAGCTGccagaccccctctctccttatcTTCACAGTACGATAGCAGAGTTCAGACTAAACTTCTCTCTCTGTCCAGTTCGGAaactgtgtgtgtttagaaagcGTTCTTCCGAGTGTCCTTGCAGCTGCTGTAAGCAAACCGGCTTGGCGCCGCTTCTGGAAACTTCACACAGTTTAATGTACACAGGCTGTCATTTCCGAGAATGAATGACGCTCGTCCCAACCTGTTTCCCCTACAGAAAACCACAAATGTGCAAGGTTACATTGGGGGCTTAGTAGTTTAGGGCCGTAgcaacctttctgagtccatgGTTCATTTGACCACCAATCACATTGTTTCTGCGGCTCCCCTGCGGAAGCCACTTACACTGGGGTCAAGTTACACGTCAGCGGAGTATTTCCCTGTTCCGCCCTGTCCCTTTTCGACTGGAACCCGAGCGATGCTGCTGCTGTGCGGGGCTGAGCCGACAAACGCCACATCGCAGCCCCAGCCTGCCTTGGCCGAAATTGGTGTGCGCTAGGGGTGTGGGGTGGAGAGGGCAAAACGAGATTAAGATCGGAAGCAGAACTACTTGTTATCGCACAGAAGAAAAGCGAAAAGCACAGCACATACATGCAGATACGGTCAACctagcggcagctagactggtgactgggagtggccacataaacaccggtcctgagagatctgcattggctcccagtacgtttccgagcacaattcagagtgttggtgctgacctttaaagccctaaacggcctcggtcctgtatacctgaaggagcgtctccacccccatcattcaacccggacactaagatccagtgccgaggccttctggcggttccctcattgcgagaagtgaggttgcagggaaccagacagagggccttctcagtagtggtgcccgccctgtggaacgccctcccttcagatgtgaaggaaataagcagctatcctatctttaaaagacacctgaaggcagccctgttcagggaagtttttaatatttaatgctgtattgtttttaacacttgattggaagccgcccagagtggctggggaaactcaaccagatgggcggggtataaataaagctGTCCCCATAAAGCTAGGTGGCTGTtaaggtggaggggggggggttgcctaggaagaatggggagaggcatgtagaaggagagagaaagacagaagaCGCTCTTCACTTTCAGGGTTATTTTTAATTCCCTCCATATAGAGCACACACATCCATCAAGCTCCTTTGttattttcttgcatttctcAAGCCCTCTGTGTAACACTAAAGAACTGTTTGTTACTGAAGCTGCGGAGGATTTTTGGTGGCGGgaagattttaataataataataataaaaataaaaataaaacaactttatttatatcccgccctccccagctgaagccgggctcagagcggctaacaacagtaaaacattctaaaatcatttcattataaaattaattccaatcaaattaatggcaaccattgggctagaagttctgtgaggattgccaaaggagggagtcaggctgtgccctggccaaaggcctggtggaacagctctgtcttgcaggccctgcggaaagatgtccagtcccgcagggccctagtctcttgtgacagagcgttccaccaagtcggggccagtgctgaaaaggccctggctctggttgaggccagcctaacttccctgtgtggcctgggaccttcaagatgtttttatttgaagaccataagttcctctgtgggacataccaggagaggcgctcccataggtacgagggtcttaggccgtatagggctttaaaggttaaaaccagcaccttaaacctgatcctgtactccaccgggagccagtgcagctggtataagaA comes from Podarcis raffonei isolate rPodRaf1 chromosome 13, rPodRaf1.pri, whole genome shotgun sequence and encodes:
- the NOP9 gene encoding nucleolar protein 9 isoform X3 — encoded protein: MVFSLSFQLRCSQKLNRQVCVLRRPCSPAMGVPPQPQKGAQKKEERKRTLPASSSKEGRPKENKREPASSTQEGQPKENKREPASSTQEGQPKENKREPASSTQERGPKESKREPLPKLEPAAAEYFRRAHETLKSGFDSDEEKALFVSNVLVEAEAVALPLALDTAGSLLLQALLPSASAPSLSRLLRAFLPALRLAACHPCGAHILEAALLRAPVLISEGAEDAEELEDQVLELARAMQEELPTFAQDIHASFVVRTLLQVLGGVRVRSDGGRGLPGSGFITNKYFSLCLQVALEVLHRKLPADCSELCHSMIGYLSSRNVSPGQRLIAFTMTHRRTLERPEYHHLVGKPKTKSPVWVHFGLPADESDRLVVHNIAICKICLHSVSVKGGNTTNLTSHLKLHHPQKFKELPSSSAGISDHSCNNADDPPAAAAAAVSTSEPAKTTAEIPRKRQKTLLDFQPLSFETPRSCSQAITEYLATCMQSYNIVDHPKFIQMVNTLNPRYQLPSRKYFATKGVPTLYNDTVEKMRREIGRVKESELVITTDCWTSVGGTPFLAVTVHFISDEWKLINAFLGCKHFLKDHTSDNLCEMLADTLSEWDIDVKNIFCSTTDDNGAILKAVRQLGLEYISCFAQNINTGVGRALNLTPLRRAIVRLKSLQNTICHSWKMRRDLGKAQELLQMEKVSLPSACPTKWWSVLKLCRRFLENQLPVCKMLMDYPSKKHLMLEGCDVSAVQDFVSAATLLEDITTTLSGSSCVTASSVLPLYRQIKKRLQPEEGDSTLLQDIKQEILGALSEKYENGPMVTTLGLASLCDPRFRLRFLESPEAIRQEAIQKMADLHAGSLSEEPDTQPDTPKKEGLAKIFDLEEEEDLSGDGFEPLSVLKAEKELKGYMAMPRVNFDDSPLMWWKTNEAFFPMLKVLARRFLAIPGTSVSSESVFSTAGNVLQKQKSSLLPENAEMQIFLAKNINFV
- the NOP9 gene encoding nucleolar protein 9 isoform X5; protein product: MIGYLSSRNVSPGQRLIAFTMTHRRTLERPEYHHLVGKPKTKSPVWVHFGLPADESDRLVVHNIAICKICLHSVSVKGGNTTNLTSHLKLHHPQKFKELPSSSAGISDHSCNNADDPPAAAAAAVSTSEPAKTTAEIPRKRQKTLLDFQPLSFETPRSCSQAITEYLATCMQSYNIVDHPKFIQMVNTLNPRYQLPSRKYFATKGVPTLYNDTVEKMRREIGRVKESELVITTDCWTSVGGTPFLAVTVHFISDEWKLINAFLGCKHFLKDHTSDNLCEMLADTLSEWDIDVKNIFCSTTDDNGAILKAVRQLGLEYISCFAQNINTGVGRALNLTPLRRAIVRLKSLQNTICHSWKMRRDLGKAQELLQMEKVSLPSACPTKWWSVLKLCRRFLENQLPVCKMLMDYPSKKHLMLEGCDVSAVQDFVSAATLLEDITTTLSGSSCVTASSVLPLYRQIKKRLQPEEGDSTLLQDIKQEILGALSEKYENGPMVTTLGLASLCDPRFRLRFLESPEAIRQEAIQKMADLHAGSLSEEPDTQPDTPKKEGLAKIFDLEEEEDLSGDGFEPLSVLKAEKELKGYMAMPRVNFDDSPLMWWKTNEAFFPMLKVLARRFLAIPGTSVSSESVFSTAGNVLQKQKSSLLPENAEMQIFLAKNINFV
- the NOP9 gene encoding nucleolar protein 9 isoform X1 — protein: MVFSLSFQLRCSQKLNRQVCVLRRPCSPAMGVPPQPQKGAQKKEERKRTLPASSSKEGRPKENKREPASSTQEGQPKENKREPASSTQEGQPKENKREPASSTQERGPKESKREPLPKLEPAAAEYFRRAHETLKSGFDSDEEKALFVSNVLVEAEAVALPLALDTAGSLLLQALLPSASAPSLSRLLRAFLPALRLAACHPCGAHILEAALLRAPVLISEGAEDAEELEDQVLELARAMQEELPTFAQDIHASFVVRTLLQVLGGVRVRSDGGRGLPGSGSSFSRAKKAKLESDGPSEFEVPETFQSLLGEFKGSFQEHIPSFITNKYFSLCLQVALEVLHRKLPADCSELCHSMIGYLSSRNVSPGQRLIAFTMTHRRTLERPEYHHLVGKPKTKSPVWVHFGLPADESDRLVVHNIAICKICLHSVSVKGGNTTNLTSHLKLHHPQKFKELPSSSAGISDHSCNNADDPPAAAAAAVSTSEPAKTTAEIPRKRQKTLLDFQPLSFETPRSCSQAITEYLATCMQSYNIVDHPKFIQMVNTLNPRYQLPSRKYFATKGVPTLYNDTVEKMRREIGRVKESELVITTDCWTSVGGTPFLAVTVHFISDEWKLINAFLGCKHFLKDHTSDNLCEMLADTLSEWDIDVKNIFCSTTDDNGAILKAVRQLGLEYISCFAQNINTGVGRALNLTPLRRAIVRLKSLQNTICHSWKMRRDLGKAQELLQMEKVSLPSACPTKWWSVLKLCRRFLENQLPVCKMLMDYPSKKHLMLEGCDVSAVQDFVSAATLLEDITTTLSGSSCVTASSVLPLYRQIKKRLQPEEGDSTLLQDIKQEILGALSEKYENGPMVTTLGLASLCDPRFRLRFLESPEAIRQEAIQKMADLHAGSLSEEPDTQPDTPKKEGLAKIFDLEEEEDLSGDGFEPLSVLKAEKELKGYMAMPRVNFDDSPLMWWKTNEAFFPMLKVLARRFLAIPGTSVSSESVFSTAGNVLQKQKSSLLPENAEMQIFLAKNINFV
- the NOP9 gene encoding nucleolar protein 9 isoform X2, encoding MGVPPQPQKGAQKKEERKRTLPASSSKEGRPKENKREPASSTQEGQPKENKREPASSTQEGQPKENKREPASSTQERGPKESKREPLPKLEPAAAEYFRRAHETLKSGFDSDEEKALFVSNVLVEAEAVALPLALDTAGSLLLQALLPSASAPSLSRLLRAFLPALRLAACHPCGAHILEAALLRAPVLISEGAEDAEELEDQVLELARAMQEELPTFAQDIHASFVVRTLLQVLGGVRVRSDGGRGLPGSGSSFSRAKKAKLESDGPSEFEVPETFQSLLGEFKGSFQEHIPSFITNKYFSLCLQVALEVLHRKLPADCSELCHSMIGYLSSRNVSPGQRLIAFTMTHRRTLERPEYHHLVGKPKTKSPVWVHFGLPADESDRLVVHNIAICKICLHSVSVKGGNTTNLTSHLKLHHPQKFKELPSSSAGISDHSCNNADDPPAAAAAAVSTSEPAKTTAEIPRKRQKTLLDFQPLSFETPRSCSQAITEYLATCMQSYNIVDHPKFIQMVNTLNPRYQLPSRKYFATKGVPTLYNDTVEKMRREIGRVKESELVITTDCWTSVGGTPFLAVTVHFISDEWKLINAFLGCKHFLKDHTSDNLCEMLADTLSEWDIDVKNIFCSTTDDNGAILKAVRQLGLEYISCFAQNINTGVGRALNLTPLRRAIVRLKSLQNTICHSWKMRRDLGKAQELLQMEKVSLPSACPTKWWSVLKLCRRFLENQLPVCKMLMDYPSKKHLMLEGCDVSAVQDFVSAATLLEDITTTLSGSSCVTASSVLPLYRQIKKRLQPEEGDSTLLQDIKQEILGALSEKYENGPMVTTLGLASLCDPRFRLRFLESPEAIRQEAIQKMADLHAGSLSEEPDTQPDTPKKEGLAKIFDLEEEEDLSGDGFEPLSVLKAEKELKGYMAMPRVNFDDSPLMWWKTNEAFFPMLKVLARRFLAIPGTSVSSESVFSTAGNVLQKQKSSLLPENAEMQIFLAKNINFV